The Cucumis melo cultivar AY chromosome 6, USDA_Cmelo_AY_1.0, whole genome shotgun sequence genome includes a region encoding these proteins:
- the LOC103484143 gene encoding hevamine-A-like — MAASNLQTLSLLLCLLTLTRLSTSEAATGGITVYWGQSTAEGTLRETCATGRYKYVILAFLNNFGNGRTPSINLSGHCNPATGGCTVLSQNIKFCQRMRVKVLLSIGGGVGNYSLASPSDARNFATYLYNHFLSGRSTARPLGDAVLDGIDFDIELGSTANWEVLAKNLKGLSKSRKRVYLSAAPQCPFPDKFLGTAINKGAFDFIWVQFYNNPPCQYSAGNINNLISSWNRWTSSAGGSGKIFLGLPAAPGAAGSGYIPANVLTSAILPKIKKSPRYGGVMLWSRYWDKVNGYSSAIAGSV; from the exons ATGGCAGCCTCAAATCTCCAaaccctttctcttcttctttgtcTTCTGACCCTTACTCGCTTGTCGACCTCCGAAGCCGCCACCGGCGGCATTACCGTCTACTGGGGCCAAAGCACCGCCGAAGGAACTCTCCGAGAAACATGCGCCACCGGCCGATATAAATACGTCATCCTAGCTTTCCTCAACAACTTTGGCAACGGCCGTACCCCTTCCATCAACCTCTCCGGCCACTGCAACCCGGCCACTGGAGGCTGCACCGTGCTCAGCCAAAACATCAAGTTCTGTCAGAGAATGAGGGTCAAAGTCCTCCTCTCCATTGGCGGAGGAGTCGGAAATTACTCTCTTGCATCTCCCTCCGACGCCAGAAATTTCGCTACTTATCTCTACAACCATTTCTTGAGTGGGCGATCAACTGCACGGCCGCTCGGTGACGCCGTTTTAGATGGTATCGACTTTGATATCGAGCTCGGCTCCACTGCAAACTGGGAGGTCCTGGCTAAAAACCTTAAAGGTTTGAGCAAGTCGAGGAAAAGGGTGTATTTATCGGCGGCTCCTCAATGTCCATTTCCTGACAAGTTCCTTGGCACCGCCATTAACAAAG GTGCTTTTGACTTCATCTGGGTTCAATTCTACAACAATCCTCCATGCCAATATTCAGCAGGCAACATAAACAACCTCATATCCTCATGGAACCGGTGGACTTCGTCCGCGGGTGGCAGTGGAAAGATCTTCCTCGGACTACCGGCAGCTCCCGGAGCGGCAGGAAGCGGGTATATTCCAGCCAATGTGCTGACTTCAGCGATTCTGCCGAAGATAAAGAAGTCGCCGAGATATGGAGGAGTTATGTTATGGTCTCGATACTGGGACAAGGTGAATGGATACAGTTCTGCCATTGCCGGTAGTGTTTGA